The following are encoded in a window of Drosophila simulans strain w501 chromosome 3L, Prin_Dsim_3.1, whole genome shotgun sequence genomic DNA:
- the LOC6737593 gene encoding histidine-rich glycoprotein — translation MKFFVCILAVLAVAQAAPGLLPHVDSHHGYHHEELPHLLDAEIHHSDGIHLGHSAALVHDDHHLNHHLDHHLDHHLVESLPTTVYHHEPLHYHYARLHSAPVVHHHHHDTHAAVVHHSIPAHFDVHSHSNLLSFAKHALHGKYGKVRITETHY, via the coding sequence TCTTCGTGTGCATCTTGGCTGTGCTGGCTGTGGCCCAGGCTGCCCCAGGTCTCCTGCCCCATGTGGATAGCCATCATGGTTACCACCATGAGGAACTGCCTCATCTGCTGGACGCTGAGATCCATCATTCGGATGGCATCCATCTGGGACACAGTGCCGCTTTGGTGCACGATGATCACCATCTTAACCACCATCTGGATCATCATTTGGATCACCACCTGGTGGAGTCGCTGCCAACCACAGTGTACCACCATGAGCCGCTCCACTACCACTACGCTCGCCTGCACTCCGCTCCGGTGgtgcaccaccatcaccatgaCACCCATGCCGCCGTGGTGCATCACAGTATCCCGGCTCACTTCGATGTCCACAGCCACTCGAACCTGCTGTCCTTCGCCAAGCACGCCCTGCACGGAAAGTACGGAAAGGTCAGGATTACCGAGACCCATTATTGA